A window from Drosophila miranda strain MSH22 chromosome Y unlocalized genomic scaffold, D.miranda_PacBio2.1 Contig_Y2_pilon, whole genome shotgun sequence encodes these proteins:
- the LOC117194153 gene encoding uncharacterized protein LOC117194153 gives MSDPQPKDTALKTKDTAVATPAAAAAAATGLATLPPPQTATATKTTTALTGRKTLTSSRAFSLFDQMKNGVNLNSLTIGATATAAATEQAATSTATGSTPTSTALPALAPPPVPPVQHSNIELKPPAKPPRLFSMPSSIGIVQGTKRGANDDGTGTASAAQSPAALDINALRSQLYQGAAAPPGGAAGGAKMRCRDRYDSSESSDR, from the coding sequence ATGTCAGACCCACAGCCAAAGGATACGGCATTAAAGACTAAAGATACAGCAGttgcaacaccagcagcagcagcggcagcagctaCAGGTCTGGCCACATTGCCGCCTCCGCaaactgccactgccacaaaaacaacaacagcattAACAGGGCGAAAAACTTTAACCTCCAGTCGGGCATTCTCATTGTTTGATCAGATGAAAAACGGCGTCAATTTAAACAGTTTAACAATTGgcgccacagccactgccgcAGCAACAGAGCAGGCGGCAACATCCACTGCCACAGGATCCACACCCACAAGCACTGCCCTGCCGGCACTGGCACCGCCCCCAGTGCCCCCAGTGCAACACTCGAACATCGAGCTGAAGCCGCCCGCCAAGCCGCCCCGTTTGTTCAGCATGCCCAGCAGCATTGGCATTGTCCAGGGCACCAAAAGGGGGGCCAACGACGATGGAACGGGTACTGCCAGTGCCGCACAGTCGCCTGCCGCATTGGATATAAACGCACTCCGATCTCAGCTGTATCAGGGCGCCGCAGCACCACCAGGAGGAGCCGCAGGAGGCGCGAAGATGCGGTGCCGGGATCGATACGATTCGTCAGAGTCATCCGACAGGTGA